Sequence from the Thermocoleostomius sinensis A174 genome:
CCAAAAACGCCTTCAATCATCTGAACGTTTCACAACGTCAACCGCTGACCGTAAGGACTTCGGCAACCCGCGCGTTCTTGGGCTTTGCTTTTAAGCTGGGAGTTCAATCAAATTCACCCCTATGGTTATACTTTGGACTTTAAAGGAGTGCAACAAACGTAAGCAACCTTTACGCGAACAATCTCAACAATCCCACTGTTCCTCGATCTATCCGTCCTCAATCACCCAATCTGATGCTTCAAAACCCCAGCTCGAATTCCAAAAAATTTAAGGAAATTACGAAATACTAGCACAAGAATTTGTAAAACCCTAGCCCGATCGCTTGAATCGAGGTGAGGAATATCGTTATGCTGATGTTCGGTGCAGACTTCACATTCATTCTGGCGTTGCTTGGCTTAACTGGGCTTTACTTTTTACAGGGCTTTATATAAGGTAAGAATTCCTTGAATTGACTATTGGTTCAGCAACGAAGCAGGGTACGCTGTAAAAGAAAGATTTATATTAAACGATCGTTGTCTTCCAGGAAGGATAGTACATTTCCATGATTCAAGAACGGACTATTCCCACCTTGCCCTCTATCAATCCAATCACACGGGACGAAGGACTGTTGCTCTACGAAGACATGGTCTTGGGGCGTACCTTTGAAGATAAGTGTGCCGAAATGTACTACCGAGGCAAAATGTTTGGCTTTGTGCACCTTTATAACGGGCAAGAGGCGGTGTCCACCGGGGTGATTAAAGCCATGCGCCCTGGAGACGATTATGTTTGTAGTACCTATCGCGATCATGTCCATGCCTTGAGTGCAGGGGTACCGGCTCGCAATGTCATGGCCGAGTTGTTTGGCAAAGCCACCGGATGCAGCAAGGGGCGTGGTGGTTCAATGCACTTATTTTCTGCTGAACACCGCTTATTAGGCGGATATGCGTTCATTGGAGAGGGGATTCCGGTGGCATTGGGCGCCGCGTTTCAAACCAAATATCGCCGCGAAGCCCTGGGTGATCATTCGGCCAATCAGGTGACAGCTGCCTTCTTTGGGGATGGGACAACTAACAATGGTCAGTTCTTTGAATGCCTCAACATGGCCGCCTTGTGGAAGCTGCCAATTCTTTTTGTGGTGGAAAACAATAAGTGGGCGATCGGTATGGCCCATGAACGTGCCACCTCTCAACCGGAAATCTTTAAAAAAGCCAGCGTGTTTGGCATGCCGGGTGTGGAAGTAGACGGCATGGATGTCTTAGCCGTGCGTACCGTTGCTCAAGAGGCCGTGGCCCGGGCCCGGGCTGGGGAAGGCCCGACCCTAATTGAATGTCTCACCTATCGCTTCCGAGGGCATTCGTTGGCCGACCCAGATGAACTGCGATCGAAAACTGAAAAAGAAATGTGGCTGGCCCGCGATCCGGTTAAGCGCCTTGCTACTTATCTATTGGAAAAGCAACTGTCTGATGAAGACGAACTGAAAACGATCGATCGAAAAATTCAGGAGATTGTCAACGAAGCTGTGCAGTTTGGACAGGAAAGCCCAGAACCTGATCCCAGTGAACTCTATCGCTATGTGTTTGCGGAAGATTAGAGAATCAAAAATAGGGAGTCAGGAGTAGGGAATAAGGGAGAACGATAGGGGGTAGGATTGTGGAGGCTAGGGTTGTTTTGCTAAACCCCAGCCCCCAGTTCCTACTCACCAATTGCTATGCCAGACCCTATCATGTATCAAAATGAGGATGCCTATGTGGTACTGGAACCAAACCAGCCTGAGCAGTTCCTCACATCGACTGAATTGTTTGACAAGTTGAAGTCGATTCTGATCGATCGCCAAGCTGATTTGCCGCCAGATTTGCAGCGGTTTTCGGATCTCAATGACCAGGCAACTTACCTCATGGAAACATCCTGCGAGTTAGATGTAGGACCAGAAGGGTTTTTGCAGTGGTATGCTGTGCGGCTAGAGAAGTAGACGACGATCGTTTTTTCAGCCTTAGAGACCAGCGCTAGTGCCCTTTAAGTGACGATCGAGAAACGCGATCGTGCGTTGCCAAGCATCTTCTGCGACTTCGGGGTTATAACGAGTTCCAGATGGGTTCGCAAAGGCATGATCGGCTCCCTCATAGATGTAAATTTCAGCCGATTTACCCAGCGAATCTAGGGCAGCTTTGAACTCGTATACAGTCTCAGGCGAAGGGTTATCGTCTAACTCACCAAATACCCCTAAAATCGGCATTTGCAGACTTTGAAGTTGCTCCGGATCAGTGACCAACTGCCCACCATAGTAAATTACAGCAGCAGCGAGTTGATCGGGAAGCTGTAGGGCAGTATTAAGTGACCAACTACCGCCAAAACACCAACCAATACTAGCAATTTTGGGAGCCTGCTGTTCGGTTTCAAGATATTGATACGCTTGACGCAGATTCTCCTGGAGCGTCTGCGGCGTTTGCAGGGCCGCTTGAGTTAGCTGCCGTGCCTGTTCTGGTGCTTCGGCAACCTGTCCTCCATATAGATCGACCGCCAGCGCCGTATAGCCTTCCCCAGCTAAGCGATCGGTCATCATGCGAATGTTGTCGTTTAGCCCCCACCACTCATGAATCACAATCAAACCGGGCAACGGTTCAGCAGCATCAGTAGGACGCGCTAAATAGCCCATCACCGGGCGACCGTCAACCATACCATAGGTTACCTCCTCTGAAGTGACGGGAACCGTTGGAGCAAAAGCTAAAGCTGGAGAAGCCACCGGCCGATCGCCTTCGTGAGAATGCATCATTTGCTGGCTGTAGTCAGGCTGACTGGAACCTTGAGCCGAAACCGCCCACTGGTGACCAGGATTCCCCAAACTAACAGTTAAAACCACAACGCAACTGAGCAAAGCCAGTGCAATCCATTTACGCATGGTGATTTAAGGGAAGAACAACATTTGAGACCTTAGTTAAAAAATCTTTACTTTGAGATCTGTCTTGAGGAAGAGTTTTCTTAGCCAAAGCAAAACAGTCGATCGGTCCTAAACATGCTGGGAACTTGATTTATGGTTTATGCTTCTAGGGGTTAGTGATGGCAGCGATAACGCCGGAAGCGTCATAGCAGACAGGCAACGAAGCCGAGCAACGGGCCTCACCGTCCTGTCTATCGCTATTTCTATTGATTCGTTTCACTGTTGATACGTCGCCAAGCAATCATTTCATGAGAAAATTCCGCAAATCGCCTGCCCGTCTGAACACCCTATTCACCCTCCCCAATGCGATCGCCCTTGCCTTTTTACTGCTGTGTGCGCTGGCTGGCTGGTGGTTTAGTACCCAATCGGGATTGAATTTATCCTCAGTTGATGCCTTTGTAGTTTCTATTCAAGCTCTTGGCAATTGGGGCATTTTTGCCTATATCGCTTTTCTGGTTGTGGCGATCGTGATTGGACCCATCCCCAGCACGCCCATGACAATGGCAGCCGGAATGGTATGGGGTCCCGTCACGGCTGGAATTTATGGCGTCGTGGGGTTATGTTTAGGCAGCATTGCCGCCTACTGGATTGGTCGCACCTTAGGGCGATCGGCCGTGAAAGTCTTGATGGGCAAAAGCATTCATTTTTCCAAACACCGTGGCGAAATCTACCTAGGCTGGATTGTATTCGTCACCCACTTACTGCCCGTCATGCCCTACGACCTAGTGAGCTACGGAGCCGGCATTTCCGGCTTATCCTTCCCCATTTTTGCCCTAGCCAACTTGTTTGGACTAATTCCCAACACCTTGCTATTAACTCACATGGGAGCCGCCTTTACCATCGGCTGGCCGATCGCCATTTTGCTAGCCGTCGTATTTCTCTCACTCTTCATAGTCCTACCCTGGGGCATAAAGCGACACAACTGGTTTGGACTACGCGACACCATCCACCTCGAATAACCCCACCGATTCCCTACTCCCGATTCCCGCCTCCCAACTCCACGCTCGGCTCAGCATTCAAATCACGCGCTAACTGAATCAAATTGCCACCATTCACAAACACCTGCCGCGTGGGATAGTGTTGCAGCAATTCCAACAGTGAAACCTGTTGATCCTCTTTAGCTGCCATAATAAACGCCGATCGCAGCGCTTGAATATTTGCCTGCCGCGAGGGAGTATGTACCACCTGAGTTATTTCGCTGAGGACATACTCGCCCCCTTCGGTGTTGAGCAGATTGTCCAACAAGTGGTGACTCACCTTAACTTCTGTGGTTAGAGCAGCCCGTAAATCCTCTGGAGCAACACCCGCCAATTCCAAGTAAAACCCGATCGAATTGGACACATCTCCTGTGTTAGCCAGCCTTTCCAAGTCACGTAGGGTAAATGAGGCTTGAAAGGCTCCATATGTCACTACAAGTTCTTCGGCTGCTGTTGCCGGAGCGATCGAACTTCCCACCATCATGCCTGCTAGCAACACAACATTGAGCGACGATCGAAGGCGTTGTCGAAGGTTTTGGAGGATGCCAACAAACTTCATCGTGGATGCCTCTGAGCGATCGGATGCCCCTGATCATACCGTAGGCGAGGTTGTCTGGCTCAGTCATCCTTAGGTTACGCTACGAGAGTTCGACCATGCACTTCAGAATTAAGAAACGTCAAGATTTGGTGAAGACGATTCCAGCTTTATTAGAATCACCAAGCAGGCTGAAGGATGGTAGATGCGAGTACTCAAGAAGCGGGAAAAGAAGCAAAAAAATTGTCAGGAACCGCTCAATGCCAAACGTTGGCGCTCTGTTTTTTCCCGTAAAAATTTCTTTTACAGCATCTTTAGCGGCTTGGTGCTGTTGGGTAGTATTACTGGCATGAACTGGAGCCTTGCTTACACCCAAGCTCAGCTAGTTCCCCAAATTGCCAAGCTCTTGCACGATACGATCGATCGCCCAGTACAACTGGGAGCCGTAGAACGAGTTTCGCTGACGGGGCTACGGCTAGGACCATCCATGATTCCAGCTACCGCCACCGATCGCGATACCTTGACGGTTGAGGCGATCGAGGTGCAGTTTAATCCACTGAATGCTATTTGGAAGCAAAAAGTTGAATTGACAATTACGCTAATTCGCCCCACCGCGTTTATTGATCAAGATGAGGCTGGTACGTGGCTCAACCTGGATTTGGAATTGGATGATGAAGAACTTGTAGAAGTCAAGCGTATTCGCCTGCACGACGCCTCGATCGAGTTAGCAGGTCAAGCAAAATCACTGCGGTCGCTTGTCCATAATCCAGAAGCTCAAGGGATTCCCGTTGCCTCTAGCCATGTCAAACTTCAACAGGTTTATCTCGACTGCACCCTAACTGAAACGCCTGATCTGGAACTGCAACTGCGCCTGTCGGGTCAACCAGCAGCGGGCGGTAAATTTCGGTTAACTGGACATATTCAACCCACTGCTCACACAGCAACCCTGAAACTACGAACAGCAGATTTAGATGTTACTGCCCTCAATCCCATATTGCCTCCCACAGCTCGGCTCGATCGCGGTCTATTTACCAGCCAACTCACGCTACAAGTTGCTCCCAATCTCCCGATCGATCTGAACGGCAAAGCCACTCTCAAGGAACTAGCGGTGCAAGTCGAAGGCGAACCGAATTTATTTACACAAACTAACGGGCGCTTTCGGTTTCGAGGACAAGAAATCTGGGTGAGTAACGGTCAGACAGCCTATGGTCAAATTCCCTTTGAAGCGATCGAGGGCACGGTTCATCTCGAGAATGGGCTGAACTTAAAGGGCAGAGTAGCCTCGGTGGCAGTTCCTGCGTTTCTGAGCACCTTTGATTTGCCCACCCCATTTCCCATCAACGGGGCGCTGCAATCGCTGGATCTAACGGCAACCGGACCAATCGATGGAGCTATCTTTGCAGGCACAGTTCGGGATGTACAACCCGTTCAAATCGATCGGGTGGCCATTGCCTCGGCGCTGGGCACGTTTACATATGATACCGGAGCCGATCGCTTAGAAATTCACAGTGCCAATATTTCTCCAGAAGTAGGAGGGGTGGTTTCTACGCAGGGTCTGGTGATTTTGGGGGAAGAGGAAGAAGGCGAACCCGATGATGTCATGCTGAAGGTAGCGGTTCGGGATGTGCCAAGTGACTCGATCGCGCGACTGTATGGCGTCAACCCAGCAGAGATTCAGTTGGGGCAATTTCAAGCCAAGGCAACGGTGTCTGTCATCAATGAAGTGCCCGATGTACAGCTTCAGTGGCAATTCACCGAGGCATCCTACCCAGCCCAAGGGATAGTGAAACTGGAGAACGATCGGCTGCGGCTGCAAGATACTCGGATTCACGTGGGCGACGGCTGGCTTGATCTGGCAGGTGAGTTGGTCAACGATCGCTGGCAATTGCAGGCACAGGGCGTTAAACTGCCGCTACATCAACTGCCCAACCTGCCCAATCTGTCCGGAACTCTGCAAAGCACCATCTACTTGACCGGCGCGATCGATCGACCCGTGCAATCGGCTCAGGGTGACATCACGGCCCACCTGGAAACCTCTGGTGGCAGCGTCAAGGCTGAGGCTACCCTAGCTGATGGTCGTTGGCAAGCCCACATCAACAGTTCGGGGCTGGCGATCGATCAATCTCCTGTGCCCGGTGCAATCATAGGTAGCTTGAACGTGGCAGGGCCATTGGTTGCCCTGACTCCCGATGCCCTGCAAGCGACTGGGCAAGTCAAGCTTTCGGAGGGACTATCTCAGGATATTGAGTGGCTGAATTATCCTCTAACAGCAGCGTTTCAGTGGCATGGCGATCGGCTAGAAATTCAGCAAGCAGAAATGGCTGGATTGCAAGTCAGCGGCACGATCACCACCCAGTTCAATGATTGGAACTGGCAGCCTGCGCAGATTACTGGCTTAGACCTCAACGTTCAGCTTCAAGATCAAGAATTAGCCACCTTGCCCTTGCCCGCTGATTGGCCGGTCACGATTGCGGGATTGGTTGATTTGCAGGGACGAGTCACCGGAACCTTGACCGCGCCCAATTTCAACGGCAACCTGCATCTGCATCACCTTGGGGTGAATCAATTAGCATTTGAGCCTTCGTTGAGCGGCCCGGTCTACCTGAAATCTGATCGCGGCTTGGGAATGAATCTGCAAGGCAGCCGCGATCAACTTGCGCTGGTGCTAGACGATCGCTACCATTTGCAAACCTTCACCGTCAAGCACGATCAGGCAATGGCTCAAGTGGTGCCTCGATCAGCCACTGACTCAAACTCCAATCGCTGGCTAGCAACGGTGCAACAGTTGCCGTTGGAATGGCTACACGATCTTGACCGAATGCTAAACCTGCCGGAATTCAGTGGGTTACTCTCTGGACGATTCGATGTGACTTTGGGATCGGCTCCAACCGTGCTCGGAGACGTTACCATCGATCACCCGGCATGGGGAATCGTGACGTCGAGTCATCCCGTTCATGCTCACAATCGCTTGGTTGGCAAGCTACGCTATGACAATCGATCGCTGGTGTTGACGGATGGACAACTGCGCCTTGGTAACAGCCTTTATTACCTTGCTGGACAGGTATCTCACAGCAATCCATTGCATTGGTCAGGGGAATTAACAACAGATTCAGGACATCTACAAGACTTGGTGACGTTGGTTCCGCCTGCGCAGTGGCAAGCAGTTTTCAATCAAGCCGCTCAAACCGATCGCCCTTCCTCCTCAACTCCCAATCTTATCCAGCAGTGGCTACTAGCAACTGGGCAACAGTCTGGTTTGCCGATTGTTCCTACGCAGGAAGGGGACATACCACACCCATTGGCACGCGCTCAACTGCAAGGCACGTTCGCCACGCAAATCAGGGTTCAGCAAGCTGCGGCCGGGATACAAATGAATTTTGGGCTACAAGGACAGAATTGGCAGTGGGGTCCCTACGGCATTGAGCAGATTACGATCGCAGATGGTCAATTTGACGGTCAACAAGTGTCAGTTGCACCCTTGCACCTACAAGGATTGAGATACATATCAGATCACCAGTCGCTCCAGCAATTTGATACCTCCGTTTACTTTTCTGGGCAAATCGGTGATCGATCCATGGGAGAAATGGCGATCGAAGGAGTTCCAATTCCGCTGTTGGGGCAGTTGCTAAATGTGCCCATTCCGTTAGGTGGCAATCTCCATGCAAGGGCAACTGTAGCAGGTCATTCGACCAATCCTGACATCACAGGAACCGTTGATATGTTGGGATTGCGGCTGAATAGGCGACAACTGCGCGATCTACAACTGGTGTTTCGCTATCATAACCAACAGTTTCAAGTCAAAGACTGGCGTGCACTCGAATAGAATCACTGAGATTGGCGTTTGATTTGGCTCCTCTATCATCCAAGTGGGGAACTTGTACCCCCCTTTTCTGGTCTAGAGGAACGCTTTTTGTGCTTGGCACTCACCACTCAGCACGTTGTTATCGATAAACCCGTTCCCTTAATCATGGCTCAACGTACTCAATCTTTGGTTGCCCTACTTCTAACAACCGTCCTTACCGGACTTGAACTGATTCCCACCTCGGTTGCGGTTGCTCAAACACGCTCTAATACGTCAGCAGCTTCTATCACACCCGACGAAACTACAGACTGTGAAATTCTAATTATTGGTGGTGGGTTGGCAGGGGCGGCCACAGCTTATGAAGCCTTGTTGGCAGGACGTACTGTTTGCATGACGGAACTGACTGATTGGGTAGGAGGACAAATTTCTTCTCAAGGAACCTCAGCACTGGATGAAGCGCAACGGCAACGCGCGCTACGGTTCTACTCTCGCGGCTATCTGGAACTACGGGAACGGATTGAAGACAAGTACAATGAAATTAATCCGGGCGATTGTTGGGTGAGTGAATCGTGTTTTCTGCCAAATGATGCCCATGAAATCCTTTGGGAACAGCTTCAGTCCGCCCGTAAACGAGGCCGAGGAGAACTGAAGTGGTTTCCTTCTACGGTCATAAAAGATCTCCAACTGAGCACCGACGGCAAGATCATAGAAAGTGCGATCGCTATTCAGCACGAACCCGCCCCAAATGCACCGCCCCTCAACACCGAACCCCTGTCTGCCACGATCGAAGACGCTTACCGCTACGAAGACTCCGATCGTTTCAACAAAACCGTAATTCGCTTCGTTCCCCCGGTGAATTCTGACGAAGCCAAAGCCTCCCCAACCCCCATCTCTCAATCCCCCTGGATCGTCGTCGATGCGACTGAAACGGGTGAAGTGATCGCACTGGCAGATGTTCCCTATCGACTAGGACTCGATCCACGTTCCTACCTTAACCCCTCGTCTCCCACCGCAACAGGCGACCCATATTGTACACAAGGTTTCACCTACACGTTTGCGATGGAGCAGACCAAGGAGCCACAGCCGCAAGAGATGCCGGATTTTTATCCACAATATGCTCCCTACTATAGCTACGAACGCCCCCGCGAGGATGGCAATTATTTTGATTATGTCTTCACCTATCGCCGCATCTGGAGTCCAAAACCGCGAGCGCATGCTAGTCCGTTCGGCGTATCGCAACCCAAACCCGGTGATATCTCCATGCAAAACTGGACGTGGGGCAATGATTACCGTCCGGGCACGTCGCAAGATAATTTAATTTACACTCGTGACCAGCTTGAACAAACTGGACAACTAGATCCCGGTGGCTGGATGGGTGGCTTGCGCACTGAAACGCTGCGTCGGGGCGAAGAAAATGCCTGGGGCTACTACTACTGGCTGGTGGCTGGAACCACAGATTCTCAGTTGGGTGACGGGGTCAAACAGCCAGCTCCTAATCACCGTTTTCTCAGCGGATTCGATGCACCAATGGGCACAGAGCATGGATTATCGAAATATCCCTACATCCGCGAAGCTCGTCGCATTATCGGTCGTCCGTCCTATGGCCATACAGATGGATTTATGATTGCAGAGCTAGATATTTCCCGCGTTGATTACCTCGATCCTTTCTATCGACAAACCTTGCCGCCGGAGATGTACCGTCAGCTATGGGTTGCCCTATCTGGTTTGGAAGCCGCCACTGTCATTCGTCAGGGACTTCAGCCCGAGCAAATCACGCGCCGCACTCGATCGACAATTTATCCTGATGCTGTTGGGATTTCCCAGTATGCGATCGACTTTCACCCCTGCATGACCCTGTCACCCCCAGAAACCCCCGGCAACACCGAACGGGAAGGAGTACGCCGATCGCATGGGCAAGCTTATCCTGCTCAAATTCCCCTACGCGCCATGATTCCGCAACGGGTGGATAATCTGCTAGTCGCAGGTAAGAGCATCGCTACCAGTGTGATTGCGGCGGCGGCCTATCGGGTGCATTCGTTTGAGTGGTCGGTGGGAGCCGCCGCTGGCACAACCGCCGCCTTTGCCTTAACTGAAGGCATCATGCCCTACGAACTGGTGGATGATCTGCCGCAACCCGAACCGTTGCTGGAACAACTTCAGGCTCAATTGCAAGCAAACGAGAATCCGATCGCTTTTCCTGACACGACAGTGTTCAATCTCGACTGGGAAGATTGGCGCGTCTGGTAGAGGGCAAGAGAACAACACCAAAAATCAGGGTACGGCAATACGGCACCCTGACGAGATGAACCAGTGATGGATTGTTTTACTTTCTTAGGCTTCTGGCACACGTAGACGACGACGCAGCCCCAATGCCCCCATCAATCCAGTAGCAGCTAATGCCATCACCATCGTGGGTTCCGGCACTCCGGTCAGTTCTCTGACGTTGGCTTCTCCAATATCAACAACCACAACTACATCGTTGAAGTCGCGATCGGAATTTTCGTTGGCGATCCCGGTTAGCGGATCGATTCCCTGTGCCCACAAGTCGCCATATAAATCTTCAAACCCCAGAATCAGATAGTTCCGATAGGCATATGCCACTACATGCTGAAGCCTATCCAGGTTCGATGCTGTTTTGGTTCCAAAGATATTTGTGCCGCCATTGTAGCCATCCGCTCTAAGCCAGAAGTCAAGCTGCGTACCAGCCGCCATCTTACCTAAACTGACAGTATCGCCTAACTTCAAGGCATCTCCGCCCCAATT
This genomic interval carries:
- the pdhA gene encoding pyruvate dehydrogenase (acetyl-transferring) E1 component subunit alpha, coding for MIQERTIPTLPSINPITRDEGLLLYEDMVLGRTFEDKCAEMYYRGKMFGFVHLYNGQEAVSTGVIKAMRPGDDYVCSTYRDHVHALSAGVPARNVMAELFGKATGCSKGRGGSMHLFSAEHRLLGGYAFIGEGIPVALGAAFQTKYRREALGDHSANQVTAAFFGDGTTNNGQFFECLNMAALWKLPILFVVENNKWAIGMAHERATSQPEIFKKASVFGMPGVEVDGMDVLAVRTVAQEAVARARAGEGPTLIECLTYRFRGHSLADPDELRSKTEKEMWLARDPVKRLATYLLEKQLSDEDELKTIDRKIQEIVNEAVQFGQESPEPDPSELYRYVFAED
- a CDS encoding chlororespiratory reduction protein 7 — translated: MPDPIMYQNEDAYVVLEPNQPEQFLTSTELFDKLKSILIDRQADLPPDLQRFSDLNDQATYLMETSCELDVGPEGFLQWYAVRLEK
- a CDS encoding dienelactone hydrolase family protein; protein product: MRKWIALALLSCVVVLTVSLGNPGHQWAVSAQGSSQPDYSQQMMHSHEGDRPVASPALAFAPTVPVTSEEVTYGMVDGRPVMGYLARPTDAAEPLPGLIVIHEWWGLNDNIRMMTDRLAGEGYTALAVDLYGGQVAEAPEQARQLTQAALQTPQTLQENLRQAYQYLETEQQAPKIASIGWCFGGSWSLNTALQLPDQLAAAVIYYGGQLVTDPEQLQSLQMPILGVFGELDDNPSPETVYEFKAALDSLGKSAEIYIYEGADHAFANPSGTRYNPEVAEDAWQRTIAFLDRHLKGTSAGL
- a CDS encoding TVP38/TMEM64 family protein — encoded protein: MRKFRKSPARLNTLFTLPNAIALAFLLLCALAGWWFSTQSGLNLSSVDAFVVSIQALGNWGIFAYIAFLVVAIVIGPIPSTPMTMAAGMVWGPVTAGIYGVVGLCLGSIAAYWIGRTLGRSAVKVLMGKSIHFSKHRGEIYLGWIVFVTHLLPVMPYDLVSYGAGISGLSFPIFALANLFGLIPNTLLLTHMGAAFTIGWPIAILLAVVFLSLFIVLPWGIKRHNWFGLRDTIHLE
- a CDS encoding alpha/beta hydrolase; protein product: MKFVGILQNLRQRLRSSLNVVLLAGMMVGSSIAPATAAEELVVTYGAFQASFTLRDLERLANTGDVSNSIGFYLELAGVAPEDLRAALTTEVKVSHHLLDNLLNTEGGEYVLSEITQVVHTPSRQANIQALRSAFIMAAKEDQQVSLLELLQHYPTRQVFVNGGNLIQLARDLNAEPSVELGGGNRE
- a CDS encoding DUF748 domain-containing protein; this translates as MRVLKKREKKQKNCQEPLNAKRWRSVFSRKNFFYSIFSGLVLLGSITGMNWSLAYTQAQLVPQIAKLLHDTIDRPVQLGAVERVSLTGLRLGPSMIPATATDRDTLTVEAIEVQFNPLNAIWKQKVELTITLIRPTAFIDQDEAGTWLNLDLELDDEELVEVKRIRLHDASIELAGQAKSLRSLVHNPEAQGIPVASSHVKLQQVYLDCTLTETPDLELQLRLSGQPAAGGKFRLTGHIQPTAHTATLKLRTADLDVTALNPILPPTARLDRGLFTSQLTLQVAPNLPIDLNGKATLKELAVQVEGEPNLFTQTNGRFRFRGQEIWVSNGQTAYGQIPFEAIEGTVHLENGLNLKGRVASVAVPAFLSTFDLPTPFPINGALQSLDLTATGPIDGAIFAGTVRDVQPVQIDRVAIASALGTFTYDTGADRLEIHSANISPEVGGVVSTQGLVILGEEEEGEPDDVMLKVAVRDVPSDSIARLYGVNPAEIQLGQFQAKATVSVINEVPDVQLQWQFTEASYPAQGIVKLENDRLRLQDTRIHVGDGWLDLAGELVNDRWQLQAQGVKLPLHQLPNLPNLSGTLQSTIYLTGAIDRPVQSAQGDITAHLETSGGSVKAEATLADGRWQAHINSSGLAIDQSPVPGAIIGSLNVAGPLVALTPDALQATGQVKLSEGLSQDIEWLNYPLTAAFQWHGDRLEIQQAEMAGLQVSGTITTQFNDWNWQPAQITGLDLNVQLQDQELATLPLPADWPVTIAGLVDLQGRVTGTLTAPNFNGNLHLHHLGVNQLAFEPSLSGPVYLKSDRGLGMNLQGSRDQLALVLDDRYHLQTFTVKHDQAMAQVVPRSATDSNSNRWLATVQQLPLEWLHDLDRMLNLPEFSGLLSGRFDVTLGSAPTVLGDVTIDHPAWGIVTSSHPVHAHNRLVGKLRYDNRSLVLTDGQLRLGNSLYYLAGQVSHSNPLHWSGELTTDSGHLQDLVTLVPPAQWQAVFNQAAQTDRPSSSTPNLIQQWLLATGQQSGLPIVPTQEGDIPHPLARAQLQGTFATQIRVQQAAAGIQMNFGLQGQNWQWGPYGIEQITIADGQFDGQQVSVAPLHLQGLRYISDHQSLQQFDTSVYFSGQIGDRSMGEMAIEGVPIPLLGQLLNVPIPLGGNLHARATVAGHSTNPDITGTVDMLGLRLNRRQLRDLQLVFRYHNQQFQVKDWRALE
- a CDS encoding FAD-dependent oxidoreductase produces the protein MAQRTQSLVALLLTTVLTGLELIPTSVAVAQTRSNTSAASITPDETTDCEILIIGGGLAGAATAYEALLAGRTVCMTELTDWVGGQISSQGTSALDEAQRQRALRFYSRGYLELRERIEDKYNEINPGDCWVSESCFLPNDAHEILWEQLQSARKRGRGELKWFPSTVIKDLQLSTDGKIIESAIAIQHEPAPNAPPLNTEPLSATIEDAYRYEDSDRFNKTVIRFVPPVNSDEAKASPTPISQSPWIVVDATETGEVIALADVPYRLGLDPRSYLNPSSPTATGDPYCTQGFTYTFAMEQTKEPQPQEMPDFYPQYAPYYSYERPREDGNYFDYVFTYRRIWSPKPRAHASPFGVSQPKPGDISMQNWTWGNDYRPGTSQDNLIYTRDQLEQTGQLDPGGWMGGLRTETLRRGEENAWGYYYWLVAGTTDSQLGDGVKQPAPNHRFLSGFDAPMGTEHGLSKYPYIREARRIIGRPSYGHTDGFMIAELDISRVDYLDPFYRQTLPPEMYRQLWVALSGLEAATVIRQGLQPEQITRRTRSTIYPDAVGISQYAIDFHPCMTLSPPETPGNTEREGVRRSHGQAYPAQIPLRAMIPQRVDNLLVAGKSIATSVIAAAAYRVHSFEWSVGAAAGTTAAFALTEGIMPYELVDDLPQPEPLLEQLQAQLQANENPIAFPDTTVFNLDWEDWRVW
- a CDS encoding DUF4114 domain-containing protein, whose translation is MKTSILTTLFATSTVLASVLALAAPVKAFSWNNSWTQPTIRSKTEIGFDDAPFQKFVQAERIQLPGAGQFLLDPSKLFLKYEHEVKVHFINEGAGYRNQLAFEATGATNASGLVFSDISSTEAIGNWGGDALKLGDTVSLGKMAAGTQLDFWLRADGYNGGTNIFGTKTASNLDRLQHVVAYAYRNYLILGFEDLYGDLWAQGIDPLTGIANENSDRDFNDVVVVVDIGEANVRELTGVPEPTMVMALAATGLMGALGLRRRLRVPEA